A genome region from Alkalimarinus coralli includes the following:
- a CDS encoding aminopeptidase — protein MKKRSTLFATTPFAATSFATTPFATTSFATMSFATASLLLVSALLFSLIQGCSTFTYYQQAIAGQYKVLSNRVDIESLIADPETPEELREKLITVRRVRAFSASEMSMDVGGSYSQYSDTKRNFVVWNISAAPELSLKPHQWCYPIIGCQSYRGYFQKQMAEEEAENLTRQGLDTWVGGVTAYSTLGWFDDPVLNTFVYREDSDLAALLIHELSHHVLYIKGDTAFNESFATAVELEGLRRWLTLNNQTERVRQHQQKMKERAVFISTVSTSIEKLKALYKSNISDKDKRSGKQQIIAQMKNQYQQAALDNELSGLYHRWFDHINNAKLITVSNYYQFVPAFTAMIAESKGNMAQFYKSAKALGEKDKESRDKILQAYLDSPAP, from the coding sequence ATGAAAAAACGATCAACCCTTTTTGCAACAACGCCTTTTGCAGCGACTTCTTTTGCAACAACGCCTTTTGCAACGACGTCTTTCGCAACAATGTCTTTCGCAACGGCATCCCTGCTACTGGTATCAGCGCTGCTGTTCTCACTGATACAAGGCTGTAGCACATTTACATACTATCAACAGGCAATCGCAGGTCAGTATAAAGTACTCAGTAATCGCGTAGACATAGAATCCCTTATTGCTGACCCGGAGACCCCCGAAGAGTTAAGGGAAAAACTGATTACAGTTCGTCGAGTCAGGGCTTTTTCTGCTTCAGAGATGAGCATGGACGTTGGGGGCAGCTACTCACAATACAGCGATACCAAACGAAACTTTGTGGTATGGAACATATCAGCAGCCCCGGAGCTATCGCTCAAGCCTCACCAATGGTGTTATCCCATTATCGGTTGCCAAAGCTATCGGGGCTATTTCCAAAAGCAGATGGCTGAAGAAGAGGCTGAAAACTTAACACGGCAAGGGTTAGATACTTGGGTCGGAGGAGTCACCGCGTACTCAACTTTAGGCTGGTTTGATGATCCGGTGTTAAATACCTTCGTTTACAGAGAGGACAGCGACCTGGCCGCCCTGTTAATCCATGAATTAAGTCACCATGTGCTTTATATTAAAGGGGATACTGCGTTTAATGAAAGTTTTGCCACTGCGGTTGAGCTTGAAGGGTTGCGCCGCTGGCTTACATTAAACAACCAAACAGAGCGTGTTAGGCAGCATCAACAAAAGATGAAAGAGAGAGCTGTTTTTATATCAACCGTGTCCACATCCATAGAAAAACTAAAAGCGCTTTATAAGTCAAATATAAGCGATAAGGACAAACGATCCGGGAAGCAACAGATTATTGCGCAGATGAAAAACCAGTACCAACAAGCGGCGCTAGACAATGAGTTGTCTGGACTCTACCACCGCTGGTTTGACCATATCAACAATGCAAAACTGATTACCGTATCCAATTATTACCAGTTTGTGCCCGCCTTTACAGCCATGATAGCGGAGTCAAAGGGCAATATGGCGCAGTTCTATAAATCCGCCAAAGCTCTGGGGGAGAAGGACAAGGAGTCCAGGGATAAAATACTGCAAGCTTATCTGGACTCACCTGCGCCTTAG
- the argA gene encoding amino-acid N-acetyltransferase — protein MSSKEWVNWFRQSSPYINAHRKRTVVLTLCGEALEDDNLINIVHDIALLNSLGVRLVVAFGARPQIDARLEEAGIASEFHLGLRVTHEEMLKYILEVSGRLRATLEARLSTGVVNSPMHGAKIRVCSGNYVMARPVGVLEGTDLCHTGKVRRIDKEAIESLLDSGAVVLLPSLGYSVTGDAFNLSYEDVASTAAAALKAEKLIMLTDKPGIMNGENQLIRELTIADGRSLLNSGGQLNTFAEAQLKAACEACANGVKRAHIISYKSNGAILEELFTRDGAGTMVNSDDYEQIRPAQVGDINGIMKLIQPLEEQGILVRRSRELIETEIGYFTVDERDGAIIGCAALYPFPDDGAGELSCFAVRADYRRYGRGDALLEAVERRARSQGFSRLFVLTTQTEHWFVERGFEKSTKDDLPGHKQSDYNLQRNSKVFAKRL, from the coding sequence GTGAGTTCTAAAGAGTGGGTTAACTGGTTTCGACAGTCCTCTCCTTATATCAATGCGCATCGCAAAAGAACGGTCGTGCTTACGTTGTGCGGCGAGGCGCTGGAGGACGATAACTTAATCAATATCGTTCATGATATTGCGTTATTGAATAGTCTGGGAGTCAGACTGGTTGTCGCGTTCGGTGCTCGTCCACAGATAGATGCCCGGCTTGAGGAAGCCGGTATCGCGTCGGAATTCCACCTTGGGTTGCGGGTAACGCATGAAGAGATGCTGAAATATATACTGGAGGTGTCAGGTCGACTCAGGGCCACCTTAGAAGCCAGGCTTTCTACTGGCGTTGTGAACTCGCCGATGCACGGAGCAAAAATTAGAGTATGCAGCGGTAACTATGTTATGGCACGCCCCGTGGGGGTTCTCGAAGGGACAGACCTGTGTCATACCGGTAAGGTAAGGCGTATTGATAAGGAGGCCATTGAGTCTTTGCTGGACTCCGGTGCGGTGGTCTTGCTTCCCTCATTGGGCTACTCGGTAACAGGGGATGCTTTTAACTTAAGTTATGAAGATGTTGCCAGCACGGCCGCAGCGGCACTAAAAGCAGAAAAGCTAATCATGCTGACTGACAAGCCCGGTATTATGAATGGTGAGAATCAACTCATTAGAGAGCTAACCATTGCAGACGGGCGTTCATTGCTAAACTCAGGAGGGCAACTGAACACGTTTGCGGAAGCGCAGCTGAAAGCCGCGTGTGAAGCCTGTGCAAATGGCGTAAAGCGTGCGCATATTATCAGTTACAAAAGTAATGGCGCGATTTTGGAGGAACTGTTCACTCGCGATGGTGCGGGAACCATGGTTAACTCCGACGACTATGAACAAATCAGGCCTGCACAGGTTGGTGACATTAACGGCATTATGAAGCTTATTCAACCGCTGGAGGAGCAAGGCATTCTGGTACGCCGTTCGAGAGAGCTGATAGAGACTGAGATTGGTTACTTTACGGTTGATGAGAGGGATGGCGCAATCATTGGTTGTGCTGCGTTATACCCTTTTCCTGATGATGGCGCTGGTGAGCTGTCTTGCTTTGCCGTTCGCGCTGATTATCGTCGTTATGGTCGAGGGGATGCACTGTTGGAGGCGGTCGAAAGGCGAGCACGATCCCAAGGGTTCAGTCGTTTGTTTGTATTGACCACTCAAACAGAGCACTGGTTTGTTGAAAGGGGGTTTGAGAAGTCGACCAAGGATGACCTTCCTGGTCACAAACAGTCAGACTATAACCTGCAACGAAACTCCAAGGTCTTTGCAAAGCGCTTGTAG
- the argE gene encoding acetylornithine deacetylase, with translation MINDVALPSFEKMLMQLVSTPSVSSPSTAWDQSNSQVIAILADWLALLGFEVERMDVPAHPGKQNLIATMGKGPGGLVLAGHTDTVPFDQSKWSSDPFKLDYRDDRLYGLGSCDMKGFFPVILSAVQGFAGADFKQPLIIIATADEESSMSGARALAEAGRPKARCAVIGEPTGLKPIRMHKGMMMECIRLQGRSGHSSNPALGHSALDCMVDVLADLTRFRGELQAQYQNPAFEIAVPTMNFGHIHGGDNPNRICGACELQFDLRPLPGMDIDSLRAMISQRVTPIAQKHQVALEIEHLFGGVPAFETPAESPFVAACERLSGYSSEAVAFATEAPYLQALGMETVVMGPGSIDQAHQPDEFLAIDQVKPAVNILKGLIQQYCINGLVEYDLVAGDHAEGESKGEF, from the coding sequence ATGATTAATGATGTGGCGTTACCCTCATTTGAGAAAATGTTGATGCAACTGGTATCAACACCATCGGTTAGCAGCCCATCGACAGCGTGGGATCAAAGCAACAGCCAGGTAATTGCAATACTGGCGGATTGGCTTGCATTATTGGGTTTTGAAGTCGAGCGCATGGATGTTCCTGCCCACCCCGGCAAGCAGAACCTGATCGCAACGATGGGTAAGGGACCAGGAGGGCTCGTTCTTGCAGGGCATACCGACACCGTTCCCTTTGATCAGTCAAAGTGGAGCTCAGACCCTTTTAAGCTGGACTATCGTGACGACCGGCTTTACGGCCTGGGAAGTTGCGATATGAAAGGTTTTTTCCCGGTGATATTAAGTGCCGTGCAGGGTTTTGCAGGAGCGGACTTTAAGCAACCGTTAATTATTATTGCAACGGCAGATGAAGAGAGTTCAATGTCAGGGGCCAGGGCACTGGCGGAGGCGGGCCGGCCAAAAGCAAGATGTGCTGTGATAGGAGAGCCAACCGGGTTAAAACCTATTCGTATGCACAAGGGCATGATGATGGAGTGTATCCGACTCCAAGGCCGCTCAGGACACTCATCGAACCCGGCGTTAGGGCATAGTGCGCTGGATTGCATGGTTGATGTGCTGGCAGACCTGACCCGATTTAGAGGAGAGCTACAGGCGCAGTATCAAAACCCGGCGTTCGAAATTGCGGTGCCAACGATGAACTTTGGCCATATTCATGGCGGCGATAACCCGAATCGTATTTGCGGTGCTTGCGAGCTTCAGTTTGATCTGAGGCCATTGCCGGGCATGGATATTGACTCGCTTAGAGCAATGATTAGCCAGCGCGTCACACCGATAGCGCAGAAACATCAGGTCGCGCTAGAGATAGAGCACCTGTTTGGCGGCGTACCTGCATTTGAAACGCCTGCGGAGTCTCCTTTTGTGGCGGCATGTGAGCGACTCAGTGGATACTCATCAGAAGCGGTCGCCTTTGCAACCGAGGCTCCCTACCTGCAAGCGCTGGGCATGGAAACGGTTGTGATGGGGCCGGGCTCAATAGACCAGGCCCATCAACCTGATGAATTTTTGGCCATTGATCAGGTCAAACCAGCGGTTAATATACTTAAAGGCCTGATACAGCAATACTGCATCAACGGCCTGGTGGAATACGATTTAGTGGCAGGAGACCATGCCGAAGGAGAGAGCAAAGGTGAGTTCTAA